The genomic DNA GTCCCCCGTTGCAGCCCCCACTGCCCTGCAGCAGCTGCAGGGCCCGGGTCAAGTAGAAATGCAGGGCCTTGAAGGGGAAGTACTTCATGTAGAATTCCCGGGAGCCACCGCCTGTTCGCACAGCCTGGTTCAGCTCCCAGTATAAAGTGTTAGATGAGTTGGTATAGACCATGACGGCGATTCCGTGCTGGGCTTTGAAGCCAGGGGGCAGGGTGAGCCCTCGACGCTTGTGCTCCCAGGCCTCCCGTGCTGCCTCCCAGGACTCCCGCAGCAGGGCGTGGCCAGCCATCTCCTCCTTCAGCAGAGGGACTGCCTTTTCTTCCATCTCCTCTGTGCAGCCCACGTAAGCATCATCAAAGGTGTCTGGAGCCAGGCCCAGGGGCAGGATGGGAACAGCCCGGGCCTATGGATGTAGGAAAGAGAGGAGCCACATAGGAAAGGATAGAAGTTCAGAGCACTGGACGCCGGCCCTGGTGGCAGATCAATTCAGAAACACAGTATCTCATTTCTATGACCAGATATATAGTATATGCAATTTGGCAAGAGCTCAAGGGCTTAAATAGCACAGCCACTGCAGTCGACAGACATGGGTTCAAATGCTGACTTCcccatttactagctgtgggaTCCTGTGTATGTCTCTTTAACTTTTATGGGCTCTCCACGTATAAACTGAGGATACTTTCTACCTCACAGGGATATTGTAAGGACAGCATATAGATCTTCACTTCTGTACAACATGAAGGGGTCATTTTGTCATTAGAGAAGTTCTTGTACCTGGTAGGAAGTGGGGCTAGATGACTTCCAAGCACTGTTCTGGCACTAAGATCAGTATTCAGGTGATATACAAATATACAGCCAATGTCCAGTGACCTGACCCTGCCTCCATCCTTAGATTCTCTTCCACCCTCATGCCACAATACCAAGACACTGTCAGCTCTGAGACTCCTGAGTCTTCTTCTGCTTTAGAAGCCCATTTTTCCAAACatggggtggggtgtgtggagGAGGTCAAGCCCCGGTCTAGGAGGAGCTGCAGAAGGGCAGCGCACAGGTAGCCCAAGCCGCTTTGCCTGGGCTGCGCCTGTGGTGGCAGACAGGAAGTGGGGAGGAATGATATGAAGGAAGGAGGATCCTAGGAGGACCAATGGGTGGAGGTGAGGATTctgggagagagaatgggaattTGGGGCTGCCTGCAGGGATGTAGGTTCCTGAGAAGAAGAAGATTAAGAGGACTGGGATCCTAAAGAGTCCCTGGGAGAGATTCTTGAAGAGTCAGCCCCCCAGTCCACCTCTTTTTGGTCTGCCCCTGAACTATTTGTTCCCTTTGTGGTGGGAGAAGCTTCCCCCAGTTACCTGCCAGAGGGCATGGAGAGCCATCAGCAGAGCCACCAGCATCGTTTTTGGGGGAGACTCAGGAAAGCGAGGTCCAGATGTCGAGGGCACCATTGGCGATGGGCTGGGGGACAAAGACCTGGGTCCGTTCCTCGGGTGTGAAGTGCCCCCGTTCAGGATACAGTCCAGGAGGGCGTGGGCGGGGCTAAGGGCGGGCCTAAGGGGGTGGGCGGGGCTTTAGATTTAATTGTCCTCCGCAAAACCCCAGGGCTCCGCTCCCCAAGTTCCCAGTCGCCCCCAAGCTCAGCGTCTTCTGCTCGGAGACCTTCTTGCGATGGTAAAGGTGGAGCCGTTATTTGGCTTCGCCCGgacaagggagggggagggaggccgggGAACCCACCTGGAAGTTGCAGGGGCGAGAGCGGGAAGGGGCGCTGATAGCTcgggcaggaggaagggggctCAAGTCCGGGCGGGCGCTGCGCTGTCCCGGGAGTCCAGCCGATCAACAAAGTCCCGCGGCTAACTATAGCCCCCGCGGCGGTAACCTGACACCTCTCTTCTCCAACAACGGACACGGGGTGGGGGCAGCGGGTGTGGCGCGGGAAGGGGCCGAGGGGCGTACCGCCCTACCCCTAGGACTGCGAGGTCTTTCTCCAGAATCCACTTTGGCTCCGAGCGAGGCCAGGGATGAGGCAGGGACTTGTGAGACTTGTGAGACTTGTGAGACTTGCCTCTTCCTCAGGTAGGCCCTGACCTGGCTGGGCCCCACCTCCCAGACCACTACGCCGGGGAGGCCCACGAGGGTCCCGCCCACCAGAAAGTCTCCGCTGGTGCATTTGCTGATTTGCATGATATTTGCATATGGCCCAAACTTTGGAGCATTTGTGGTCGGACCTCTGAGCGGCACCCATCGTTCCCCTTCCCTTTAGTGGGGTCGGACCAGATGCAGAGCTATCTCACAGCCTCAGGGGCCAGTACCACTTCTCCCCAGACCCTCCCTCTCTGGACCTCTTAGACTCAGGTGACCCCATGTTTATAAACACTagcctttcccctcccctgctgcggGCCTGTCTATAAATAACCTGGCTCTGAGTTTTGGATGCCCAATCAGAGGTAATGGGAGAAATGGCCAGCTGAGGAATCAGTAAGCAGCTCTGGGAACAGCTTTCTGGCAGCCTGAGccgctgggggtgggagggttacTCTCACAGTGGCCATGGGaattggtggggggaggggggtctcaAATGTCAGGATTTAAAGAGATGCTTCCTGCTGCTTGCGGGGCGGAAGTGCCTACCAGGTTAGACTTAACCACAGGGCCTCCATCCTGGTCTGGCTCACTCACTTAGCCCCATCCCTGCTGCCCCATCCCCTCAGGCTGCCCGCCAAATAAAGAATTTCCTTCATCAAGAATCCTGCTTTCTCCCAAATTCCTTCCTATAGCCCCAAATAGACAAACTGTGTATACAGGCTTGGAGAGATGTGGGGAGGTAGATGGAAGGAGTGGCATCCCAAAAAACTAGAACACTTGTCAGGCAAACACAGCTGCCAGACAactactcttggggcacctgtgtggctcagtcagttaagcatctgactcttcttcagctcaggtcatgatctcatcattcaccagttcaagccctgtgttgggctctgcgctgacagcatggagcctacttgggattctctctctccctttctctctgcccatcccctgccgctgcttgtgcacattctctctctcaaaataaataaacttaaataaaataaaaacaaagacaaatattctTGTCCCCTTCCAATGAGACCGACTATCCCAAAGCTCAACTAGATTAGAAAATCAGGAGTTTCTCTATTATTTACCATGACTATGAAAAACAGCATCTTGCCTGTGTATCCTGGCTGCCTCTGTCCCTGGAGGACCCTCAGCATTTGCTGTTGGAACAGAAGATACTGTCTGGGATGTGTAGGCTTGCTGAAACAAGTCCTTGGTATCAGATCTAGTGGATCAGAGTTTTGTCCTCTCTGATGCAAGTGCTTCCCCCATCCCCAAATATGGAAATCCAAGAAAGGCCCCAAGAGATGGAATCAAATCTAGTCACTAagcagaggccctgaggcagaagcagAAAGTCCTTTAAGATCACCTAGCAAATCAGTGCTGGCCAGACCCAGCCACCTTAATCTGGGAATCTCTCCTGGCATGTCAGGTGAGTCTCCATGCTcacataaaaggaataaaatgcaaatgtaaaagACACCGAGGACAGGGGTGCTGTGCACAGGACCAAACCCAATGGGGAGACAGTCATTCCAGCCTGGATCCTCGATGCCTCAGCCCACCTTCTCTCTGGCTTCAGGGGTTCCCTTTTACATGGGAGGAGCACAGGCCCAGGGCAGACTGGGCAGAGGCTAGTGTTCCCAAGCCTTGAGGAGACATCCAGAAATAGATGGGGGAGTGTCACATTTCTGAGCAGCTGTGTGGGGACAGGGGGGTGAGGGACTGACAGTATAAAGGAGAAACCTGCCTTTCCTCTCCCCTGGTGGCCATCGCAGAAGACCAACACCAGCTTCCCTGGAGAAGGCCTAGGTAAGGGGCACACCGCCGTCCTCCTGGGCACAGGGCAGGGAAAGACTCTTTTCAAGGGGAAATTTGGGGTATTGATGGTGGAGTTTCAGGAGTTAGGAACAGTTTCAGGGAAACTTTTAGTCTGTTCAGGTTGCTATAACATATCCCAGACTGCATAActtataaacaaacatttctcatagttatggaggctgaaagtctgagaccagggtgccagcatggttgggtgaAGACTCTCTTTCTGGCTCATAACTGGCACCTTCGTACTATGTCTTCATATGGTAAAAGGTgctagggagctctgtggggtctctttgaTAAAGaacattaatcccattcatgagggctccgcCCTCATGAACTTATTACATCCTAAAAGATCCACCTTCTAAAGCCATCACAGCAGgtattaggatttcaacatatgaatttggggggaacacataTATTCAGACCGTAGCCCCTTTTATGGAGAGGTTTAGGATACCTAGGGAGGCTTGGGGCATTGAGAAACTTAGGGGTTCCTGGGAAGGGACTTAAGAGTCACATCCCCAAAAGGAAATGTTCAGTGAGGGTCTGGAtaagaagaaatgacaagtgcCCTGAACAGGatgagaggaaaaacagaagggcAGGTGGGATATAAGGGGTTGCCCAGTGCCTCCACTTCCTTGCCTCCCATGACCTCCCCATCATTCtggccccaccccactcccccaaaCACTGCTCACCAAAGTCATCAAACTACCTGTTCTGCAGTGGTCTACACTGTTAGCTGCACCCAGAAAGCCTCTCAGCCTCTCAGCAAACATTCCAGGTGGCCTCATCTGTGGCTGCTTTGGGCTAAGCTCTGGGGACACAGAACAGGTCATagctggtccctgccctcaagaaactCACAGGCCAGGAGGGGAAACAGACACATAAGGGCAACACAGTAGGATTAGGACAGTGGCAGAGGGAAGCACAGGGTGATTTAAGAGCACAGAGTCATCAGAAGACTCCCTGGTGAAGGGGAACCCTGAGTTAAGCCTTGAAAGGTGGGTAGCAGGAGAAGGGCATCCCCAGCAGATGGCAATGTGTGCAGAGCCACGGGGAGGGAAGAAGTGGAGCCTCACCTGGAACTTTGTTCTGTACTGGAGAAGCCAAGCACGAGGCTGAAGAGGTCACGGAGGGCTAGGTCACAGAGCACCTCAAATGCCAGCATGAGGAGGATTCTGTCCTGAGGGTAAGGAAGGAAGttgtgttttgttgctttttttcctttctagatgTGTTCTCATGTATTCCCTCATAATTTTCATCTCTGCATTTTTActctgtattttgaaatatttcttccagTTAGGTTTGGCACACAAGGTTTTTAAGCAGGTAAGCAACCTGACCAGCTGTGCTTTAGAAACACTGTTCTCCCTGCTCTGTGGAGGGTGGATTAGCAGGGGTGACCGCTGAGGCAGGGAGatcaggaaggaggcaggggcagaCCTCAGCCATGGCAAGGGATGTGGgggtgggaaaagaaaaggagtttcTAGGATGGATCCATATGGTGATTAGATGGCAACTAATTTAGTGTTTGATGAATGATCAAATGAATGGATATCCAAGTGACCATTTTGGGTGACTGGGTGAATAACAGAGATGGTATATTATATGAGACTCTTTCAATGGCAAGCTAGATAAAACCTAAAGAGgaaattattggggtgcctgggtggctcagtcagttgagcgtccgactttggctcaggttatgatttcatggctcatgagttcaagccctgcatccgtctctgtgctgacggctcagaacctggagcctgcttctgattctgtgtctccctctctctctgcctgcctctctctctctctctctctcaaaaataaataaacattaataaaaattaaaaaaaaatttaaagaggaaattatcACAAGAATACCAGAGTACTTCATGAGACCCAAGTGAAGAGCCTCTAGAAACCCAAGATGTCTTGGTCTGCCTGTGCTTTGGCTTCAGGCagctttttctttgcttctcagccctctttttcctttccctgggGATCTTATGTCTTCTCTGACTTCAATACACCCATGACTCTCACATGTCTCATCTTATTGTCCATTCTTCTATCCCTTGGACATTTGCCCCTTGAGAGTCCACACATGCCAAACTGAACTCACCGTTTTTCCTCTAAACctgattattcattcattttgtattgagcacctatcatgtgctgggatgggcaaaatgagctTTTAAAGTGTCTCTGCTCATCCTCTGTTAGCAGACTGGAGTATGGAATCCATATGTCATCCTTGATTTTTCCCTCTGTTGCACCCTCTATATCCCATCAGACACCATGACTAGTAAATTATACCTAATGACTCTGGGTCCATCCTCACTGCTAGTATCTTAGGCCACATGATTCAAGGTCCTCACTCTCACTTCAGAACTCAGACTTCCCTATCCCAAGCCTATGaactctctcttttcttgccttgTCTCTGCAGGGTAGAGATGAGGATAGAAACAAGGGCAACAGAGAGATGGCAAGAGATAGAGTTGGCCTAGTGAGGTTTTGCTGCATAACCATTTTGCTCTGTACCATAAAATCTTGTGGCACGCAAAGGTTTATTCACATGTTCACAGGTTTTTGGGCTGACTATAGATTGTCTAATCTAAAGTGGGTTTGCTTGGGCTGCTCTGCTTCAAGCTGCCAGTCTGCCTCAGCTTTTGGCTGGCTGGGCTCAGGTCTGCTCCTTCTGTGATCATTCTAGGGTCCAAGCTAATAGAACAGTTCTGGGCCACATTCTGATGATTTGTGACCCCAAAAGACCCCCTCTCTTGGTTTAGAGTTTCCCAAAAGCCAATCCAGAGACAAGGACTTGGGTGTAGTGAGCTTATTTGTAAGTTGATCCCAGAAAGTACAAGTTTAAAAGTGGCAAAGTGGatggggcacatgtaccccaatgtttatagcagcactttcaacaatagccaaattatggaaagagcctaaatgtccatcaactgataaatgaataaagtattatgctaagtgaaataagtcattcagagaaagacagatatcatatgttttcactcatatgtggatcttgagaaacttaacagaagaccatgggggaagggaagttggaaaaaatagttacagagagggaggaaggcaaaccataagagactcttaagtacagagaacaaactaagggttgatggggggtgggggagaggggaaagtgggtgatgggcattgaggag from Panthera tigris isolate Pti1 chromosome D1, P.tigris_Pti1_mat1.1, whole genome shotgun sequence includes the following:
- the ART5 gene encoding ecto-ADP-ribosyltransferase 5 isoform X3, whose amino-acid sequence is MLAFEVLCDLALRDLFSLVLGFSSTEQSSRPALSPAHALLDCILNGGTSHPRNGPRSLSPSPSPMVPSTSGPRFPESPPKTMLVALLMALHALWQARAVPILPLGLAPDTFDDAYVGCTEEMEEKAVPLLKEEMAGHALLRESWEAAREAWEHKRRGLTLPPGFKAQHGIAVMVYTNSSNTLYWELNQAVRTGGGSREFYMKYFPFKALHFYLTRALQLLQGSGGCNGGPGKVVFRGVGTLHFEPKRLGDSVRLGQFASSSLDEAVARRFGNATFFSLRTCFGAPIQALSVFPEEREVLIPPHEVFLVTRFSQEGAQSLVTLWSYNQTCSHFNCAYLGGEKRRGCVSVQTGGQPDSTSQGDFSLLSWKTLFLAPRGFQISGVGP
- the ART5 gene encoding ecto-ADP-ribosyltransferase 5 isoform X1; this translates as MRPMDTSSRDTMAGGCMLEDRILLMLAFEVLCDLALRDLFSLVLGFSSTEQSSRPALSPAHALLDCILNGGTSHPRNGPRSLSPSPSPMVPSTSGPRFPESPPKTMLVALLMALHALWQARAVPILPLGLAPDTFDDAYVGCTEEMEEKAVPLLKEEMAGHALLRESWEAAREAWEHKRRGLTLPPGFKAQHGIAVMVYTNSSNTLYWELNQAVRTGGGSREFYMKYFPFKALHFYLTRALQLLQGSGGCNGGPGKVVFRGVGTLHFEPKRLGDSVRLGQFASSSLDEAVARRFGNATFFSLRTCFGAPIQALSVFPEEREVLIPPHEVFLVTRFSQEGAQSLVTLWSYNQTCSHFNCAYLGGEKRRGCVSVQTGGQPDSTSQGDFSLLSWKTLFLAPRGFQISGVGP
- the ART5 gene encoding ecto-ADP-ribosyltransferase 5 isoform X2 — its product is MRPMDTSSRDTMAGGCMLEDRILLMLAFEVLCDLALRDLFSLVLGFSSTEQSSRPALSPAHALLDCILNGGTSHPRNGPRSLSPSPSPMVPSTSGPRFPESPPKTMLVALLMALHALWQARAVPILPLGLAPDTFDDAYVGCTEEMEEKAVPLLKEEMAGHALLRESWEAAREAWEHKRRGLTLPPGFKAQHGIAVMVYTNSSNTLYWELNQAVRTGGGSREFYMKYFPFKALHFYLTRALQLLQGSGGCNGGPGKVVFRGVGTLHFEPKRLGDSVRLGQFASSSLDEAVARRFGNATFFSLRTCFGAPIQALSVFPEEREVLIPPHEVFLVTRFSQEGAQSLVTLWSYNQTCSHFNCAYLGGEKRRGCVSVQRGQPDSTSQGDFSLLSWKTLFLAPRGFQISGVGP
- the ART5 gene encoding ecto-ADP-ribosyltransferase 5 isoform X4; this translates as MVPSTSGPRFPESPPKTMLVALLMALHALWQARAVPILPLGLAPDTFDDAYVGCTEEMEEKAVPLLKEEMAGHALLRESWEAAREAWEHKRRGLTLPPGFKAQHGIAVMVYTNSSNTLYWELNQAVRTGGGSREFYMKYFPFKALHFYLTRALQLLQGSGGCNGGPGKVVFRGVGTLHFEPKRLGDSVRLGQFASSSLDEAVARRFGNATFFSLRTCFGAPIQALSVFPEEREVLIPPHEVFLVTRFSQEGAQSLVTLWSYNQTCSHFNCAYLGGEKRRGCVSVQTGGQPDSTSQGDFSLLSWKTLFLAPRGFQISGVGP